A window of Streptomyces sp. Je 1-332 genomic DNA:
GGCTCGTACATCGACACGGACGACCGCGACTCCGACCGCTACCTCTTCAACCTCCTCCAGGGCGGCCTCGGCCTGCCCGACGAGTCGTACTACCGCGAAGAGAAGTTCGCCGAGATCCGCGAGAAGTACGTCGCCCACCTCACCGAACTGCTCACGCTGGGACAGCACGCGTCGCCCGCCGAGGCCGCGCAGTCGGTCCTCGCCCTGGAGACCCGGCTCGCCGCGGGACACTGGGAGCGGGCCGAGACGCGTGACGTGCAAAAGACGTACAACCTCCTCACCCTGCACGAACTGATCACCCTGGCACCGCACTTCGACTGGCGCGCCTTCGTCGAAGGGCTCGGCGGCTCGGACGCCACCATCGCCGAGACGTGCGTCCGCCAGCCGTCCTACTTCCGTCACCTGTCCGCCGTCCTGGACGAGGTGCCGATCGAGCAGTGGCGCGACTGGACGCTGGTCCGGGTCCTGCGCTCCTGCGCGCCGTACCTCACGGACGCGTTCGTCCGGAACAACTTCGAGTTCTACGGCCGCACCCTGAACGGCACGCCGGAGCTGCGCGCCCGGTGGAAGCGGGCGGTCGCCTTCGTCGAGGGCTCCATCGGCGAGGCCGTCGGCAAGGAGTACGTGGCGCGGCACTTCCCGCCGAGCTCCAAGGCGCTGATGGACGACCTCGTCGCCAACCTTCTGGAGGCCTACCGCCAGTCGATCGCCCGTCTGGACTGGATGACGGACGAGACGAAGGAGCGCGCGTACGAGAAGCTCGCCACCTTCCGTCCCAAGATCGGCTACCCCGACACCTTCCGCGACTACTCGGCCCTCGAGGTCTCCGCCGACGACCTGCTCGGCAACGCGCACGCGGCGGCTGCCTTCGAGTCCGACCGGCAGCTCGCCAAGATCGGCGCGCCGGTCGACCGCGACGAGTGGTTCATGCTGCCGCAGACGGTCAACGCCTACTACAACCCGGGCACCAATGAGATCTGCTTCCCCGCGGGCATCCTGCAGAAGCCGTTCTTCTCGCCCGACGCGGACTCCGCCGAGAACTACGGCGGCATCGGCTCGGTCATCGGTCACGAGATCGGCCACGGCTTCGACGACCAGGGCGCGCAGTACGACGGCGCGGGCAACCTCAACGACTGGTGGACGGCGGCCGACAAGACCGCCTTCGAGGCGAAGTCGAAGGCGCTGGTCAAGCAGTACGCCGCCTTCTCGCCCCGCAATCTCCCCGGCGAGTTCGTCAACGGCTCGCTGACGGTGGGCGAGAACATCGGCGACCTGGGCGGCCTGACCATCGGGCACACGGCGTACAAGATCGCGCTCGACGGCGACCCGATGCCCACGAGCGACGGCCTGACCGGCTCCCAGCGGCTCTTCATGAACTGGGCCTACTGCTGGCGCACCAAGCGCCGCAAGGAGCAGGAGCAGCAGTACCTCACCATCGACCCGCACTCGCCGCCGGAGTTCCGGGCCAACATCGTCCGCAACCTCGACGAGTTCCACGAGGCGTTCGGCACGAAGGCCGGCGACGGCCTCTGGCTGGACCGGGCGGAGCGGGTCAGGATCTGGTGATCTGACCCCGGGGGGCCACGGCGTCGCGGCCGTGGCCCCCCTTTCCCTCCGTCGCAGGGTGCTGGTCCCCTCGAAAAAGGCGCGTACGGCCATGGACGGGGCTTGTCACGGTGGCAAGGATCGTCAGGCGGGCAGTGCTTTCTCTCGCACAGCCCCACGGCGACATCACAGCCCCACGCAGTCTCAAGGCCACCGGACGGGACCCACCACATGACGACGCCGAACTGGGCGGACTTCCAGTACGAGATCTACCTCAACGGCATGACCGGCGCCGTGCCGCGCCTGCCCACCGACCTGACCCGCCTGGAAGAGCTGACCGAGCAGCGGCTCGGCCCCGGCCCGGTCGGCTATGTCGCGGGAAGCGCCGGCAACGGCAGCACCGCCCGCGCCAACCGCGAGGCCCTCGAACGGCGTCGCATCGTGCCCCGCATGCTGCGTGACGTACACGACCGTGACCTGTCCGTGGAGGTGCTCGGCCAGCGGCTGCCCGCGCCGCTCGCCCTCGCACCGATCGGCGTCCTGTCGATCATGCACCCGGAGGGTGAGTCGGCCGCCGCCCGCGCGGCAGCGGCCCGTGGCGTTCCGTACATCCTGTCCTCGGCCTCCAGCACTCCCATGGAGCAGGTCGCCGAGGAGATGGGGGACGCGCAGCGGTGGTTCCAGCTGTACTGGGCCAAGGACCGTGACGTGACCAGGAGTTTCCTGGACCGGGCGAAGGCATCGGGTTTCACGGCGCTCGTCGTCACGCTCGACACCCCGCTCCTCGCCTGGCGTCCGCGCGACCTCGACCAGGCGTATCTGCCCTTCCTGCACGGCGTGGGCACCGCCAACTACTTCAGTGACCCCGCGTTCCGGGCCGGCCTCGCCAAGCCGGTGCACGAGGACCCGAACGCCGCCGTGATGCACTTCGTCGGCATGTTCGCCGACCCCGCGAAAACCTGGCCGGACCTGGCCTTCCTGCGTGAGAACTGGGAAGGACCGATCGTGCTCAAGGGAGTCCTGCACCCGGACGACGCACGACGCGCCGCCGACGCGGGCATGGACGGGGTGGTGGTCTCCAACCACGGTGGCCGCCAGGTCGCGGGCTCCGTCGCGGCGGCCGACGCGTTGCCCCGGGTCGTGGCGGCGGCCGGTGACCGGCTCTCCGTCCTGTTCGACAGCGGGATCCGCACCGGCGACGACATCTTCAAGGCGCTCGCGCTCGGCGCCGAGGCCGTCCTGGTGGGGCGGCCGTACGCCTATGGGCTCGGCCTGGACGGCCAGGCGGGCGTCGATCACGTGATCCGGTGCCTGCTCGCCGAACTCGACCTGACCCTCGCCCTTTCCGGCCACGCCGGGCCCGCCTCCCTCACCCCCGACGACCTGATCGAGGAGACCGCATGACCGCCGTGAAGAACGTCCTCGCCATCGTCTCGCCCCACGTGGGCGGCCGTGCCGCGGGAGGCGCACTCGCCGGGCTGCTCCCTGGGACGGCGCATGTGACGGTCGTCGAGTCGGCCGACGAGAATCCCGCCGCCCTGCGCGACGCACACGTCATCGTCACCGGCCTCGCCCCCATCACCGCCGAACACATGGCGGCGGCACCGGAGTTGGAGGTCGTCCAGTGCGCGAGCCACGGCTTCGACTACGTCGACGTGGCCGCCGCCCGCGCACGCGGAATCCTCGTCTGCTCGATCGGCTCCAGCGGGGCCGAGAAGCAGAACGTGGCCGAGCAGACCTTCGCCCTGATGCTCGCCCTCGCCAAGCAGCTGATCCCGGCGCACACCGCTCTCACCGAGGCCGACTGGGCGCTGCCGCGCCTCCAGCAGTCGATCACGGAGCTCTCGGGAAAGACGCTCGGCATCGTGGGACTCGGCCACATCGGCGAGGAAGTCGCCCGCCGTGCGGTCGTGTTCGACATGAGCGTCGTCTACGCGGGGCCGAGGCCGGTGACAGCGGAGAAGGAGGCTGCCCTCGGCGGCGCGCGCCACGTCGAACTCGACGAACTGCTCCGCACGTCCGACTACGTCACCCTGCACGCACCGCTCACGGAGGACACCCGCCACCTCCTGGACGCCGGGCGCCTCGCCCTCCTGAAGCCGACGGCTTTCGTCATCAACACCTCGCGAGGCGCGCTCATCGACCAGGACGCCCTCGCCGACGCCCTGACGGCCGGCACGCTGGCCGGGGCGGGCATCGACGTCTTCGACCCCGAACCGCCCACGGCCGCGCTGCGCCTCCTGAAGGCCCCGAACGTGGTGCTGTCCCCGCATGTCGCGGGCGTCACCCGCGAGACGCTCGTCCGCATCGGCCTCGCCGCGATCCAGAACGTCGTCGGCCATCTGGAGGGCAAGCCGCTGGGCGACGTGGTTTCCTGACGGTCTGTCAGGTGCCGGTGGTGGTGCGTGCGGCACTTCGTAGGCCGTTGCCGCCAACGCAGCCACCACCGGCGACCGTGATCTACCAGATCGCCCCGACCCACTCGGGGTGGTCGACGAACGGATTGCGGTTGTGCTGGAACTGGTCGTAGATGGCCTGGTTGCGGTTCTTCTCGAACGTGTCCGGCGGGTCCTCGTCGCTCCACTGCTTCAGCACGGAAAGACGCCCGATGGCGGGGGCGCTGCCGTTGTCGACCTTGTCGTTGGGCTCCAGGTCGGCGAAGCCGTCCTCGCCGTCGTAGCGCACGGCCATGTAGAGGATCATGCGGGCCACGTCGCCCTTGACGGCGTCGCGCGGCTCGAAGGAGTCGGAGTCGGTGTAGTTGCCCGGTGCTTCGCCGACCTCGCTGCCGCCGTTGTCGAAGTCCTTGTTGCCGCGGGTGCTGTTGACCGAGACGTCCGTCGGCCGCAGGTGGTGGATGTCGGTGCCCGGGCCGGTCGCGGTGCCGAAGTCGCCGTGGGACTTGGCCCACACGTGCTCGCGGTTCCACTGGTCGGGGTCGCCGCCGTTGCTGTCCTTGCTCTGCGAGCGGCCGGTGTAGAGCAGGATCACGTTGCCGCTGTCGGCCGGGTCCTGGTCGGTGGCCTTCAACGCGTCCCAGACCTGGTCGTACGAGAGCTTGGTCTGGTCGCTGATGATGGTGTGCAGGGCGCTCTTGAGCTCCGGACCGGTCTTGCCGACCGCGTCCTTGTAGTACGTGTCGTCATAGGCGCCGGCGGCCGCCGCGGGCGGAGTGGGGTCCGTGGTCGCGGCGTCGGCGGCGGCCGGGACGGTGATCCCGACGAGGACCGCGGCGGCCGTCATGGCCAGCGGTTTCCAGCGACGTATGTGAGGGACGGGCATGTGGGGGGTGTCCTCTCCCGGAAGACCCGCGCGCACCGCGCAGCCCCTCAACAGGGCGTGCGGTCTACGCGAGTTGACAAGTGGGCCAACGGGAGAGTGGCACGGGTGGGCGCATCACTGTATGAACGTTGTGGGTTGAACTTGTGACGATGTCATGGACGCAACACGCGTCGTCACAGCGGACGAACCGTGAGGATCTGCTGCGCGTGTCCGACGGGGCCGCGGACGTCGTGCAGGACGGTGCTCGTGACGCCCTGGCCGGTCGGGCCGAAGGTCACCGTGGTGTCGAGTCCCGTCCAGCCGCCTTCCGGCCGGCGGTGGAGGTGGACGGTGAGGTCGACGTTGGGGAACATCCAGGCCGTGGGCGGCTGCCGTACGGCGATGCCGTTGGCCGTGTCCACGAGCGCGATGTAGGACGCGAGGGGGCTCGCGGTCTGCCCGGCGACCAGGTCGAGGGCGGTGGAGATCCACGCGGTCGTACGGCCCGGCTGCGGGGGTGACACGGGGCGGACGTCCAAGGAGGCGATGTACCCGCCCGGCCACACGGACGCCATAGGCCAAGTCGCCAGCTCTTCGGGAGGGGTGAGCTTGTCGGCGCCCCCACCTGCCACGGCACTGGTGTCGCCGGAAGCGAGGAGCCAGGCCCGGGCCCGTACCACCGGCCGGTCGGCCATGAGCACCACGGCTTCGACCAGTTCGATGGTGCGGCCGGGCCTGAGGGTCTCCACGCGGATCTCGCACTCGTCGAGAGCGAGGCGCCCGAGGATGTCGAAGCTGATCCGGGACAGGACGAGGCCGTTGTCGGGCCGGGCGGCCAGCTGCCGGTCGATGGCGTGGACGATGAGCCCGCCGAGCGGGCTGAAGTGCTGCTCGTCGGTGTCCCAGGCGCCACCGGCGTGGGCGGTGGGCTTGTAACGGTGCTCGTCGATGGGCTCGTAATAACTGCCGGTGTTCAACGGGTGCTTCCCTCTCGGCCTTGCGGGTGCGGGACGTCGTGCTCGGTCGAGGTCTACCCGAAGGCCGAGGCGGACGTCTACCGGAACCCGTTGAGGTAGTGCTCCCCGATGTCGCGCAGGCGGTGGGCCGTGGAGCTGTGGGCGGTCAGGGCGCGGGCGTTGCGCCAGAACCTGTCCAGCCCGGGGTCGGCCGAGGGGGAGGGAGCGTCGGCGGTGAGTTCGAGGACACGGGTGGTGATGTGCAGGGCGGACCGGGTGGTGACCGCTTCGGCCGCGCCCACGAGGAACGCGATGTCGGCACGCTCGTCCGCGCCGAGCGCGGGCCCCGTCTCCAGGCCCTGGGCCAACGCCTCCGTCGCACGCTCCACCACCGCGGTCGCGCTGTGCGCAGCCGTCGCCAACTCCCCGTAGGCGAGCAGTAGGTAGGGGTCCATGGGGGGCGGTCCGCAGTCCCCGCGGGTGTCGAGAGCCCCCGTCGAGGCGGGGCGCGGCAGGGCGCGGCTGATGTCCCGCGCTTCGGCGAGTGCGCCCTGCGCGTTGCCGAGGCCGACCTGGACGAGCAGGAGTCGGCGGGCCAGCGGGGCGAGCGCGGCGAACGGTGAGATCTCGTGTTCGTCCACGGACACCGTGCCGAGCACCTGGTGCGTGGCCACCGGCACATCGTCGTACGTGACGGCGCCCGCACCGTTCAGCCGCTGCCCGAGCAGATCGTGCGCCGGCTCGGCGGAGACGCCGGGGTGGGCCGGGTCCACGTGGACGACCACCCACTCGCCGCTGTCCGTGCGCCGCGCCGTGTGGACGAGCCGGTCGGCCACGGCTGCCCCGGCGGTCAAGGGGCGTCTGCCGTGCAGGACGTACCCGTCGGCGGCCGGGGTGAGGGCGAGTCCTGCGCTCGTCCGCGCGTCCGGCAGTTCGATGTCACCGCCCCAGAGCCACTGCTCGTGTACGGCGCGCAGTTCGAGCGCCGCGGCCTCCTCGGGCGCGCCGAAGAGGCGCGGGCTCCACGACAGGGCGTGGTGGTGCGCGAGGAGTTCGGCGATGGAACTGTCCGCCGCCGCGATCTCCCTGACCGCTGTACAGGCCGTGCGCCAGTCGCTGCCCCGCTCGTGCCGGCCGTCCTGGCCGGGCGTCCCGTCCTGGCTCTCCTGGCGCGGTGGCGTCAGGAGTGCGGGCAGCCCCGCCTCGCGCAGCCGCGCCACCTCGTCGAGTGGAGGCTTGCCCGCACGGTCGCGCAGGTCCGCGTCGACGGCGAGGTCGTCGGCGAGTTCCCGGACGACGCGCGGCGAGGCGGCGGGGATCAGCGTTGTCACGGAGACGCCTCACAGATTCCTAGTTTTCCTACCTGATTGATAGGAATAGTGGGTGTGAACTCCCGCTGCGACAAGGGGGTGTTCAAGGGGCGGACCACTCCGTCTCGCGAGCTGGAACCGGAGTACGGACCCTGACGTCGACCTCTGCGGCCGACCGAAGCCGATCGGAGCCGATCACCCCAAGGCGCCCACCCGAAATTCGGTTACGGAACGACCGCCGTCACGCCTAGCATCCGACCATGCCAAGACCTTCCGGCTTCACCTATGAGCAGCACTCCGACGCCAGCGTGACGATCACTCACCACGGACGCGCGGCGGGCACGCTGCGCGGTGCGCGCGCCGAGAAGTTCCTCGCCGAGGTCGAGTCGGGCGATGCCCAACTGGTGATGGCGCGCTGGACCGGCGCGTACAAGCACGGCAACGAGCGCACGGCTCGCAACCACCCGCGCAACCGGCGCCAGGCGCCCCGCGTCTAAGGATTCGTCCAGGCCGCGGGATCCTCGGCCAGCACCGTGACCGGCGTGGGAAGTCGGGCGCCCGCGACATCGGCGAGGGACACGCCCTCCAGGATCTGGCGGACGTTCGCCCGCAGCGCGATCCACAGCGGCAGCAGTGATTCCGCGGGCCCGCTGTAGGCGAGCTCCGGAGGGCGTACTCCGCGTACCGACACCAAGGGGCCCTCCACGACGCGGATGACGTCCGCGATGCTGATGTCGCCCGAGGGCCGGGCCAGGCGGTAGCCGCCGTTGCCGCCGCGCTGACTGAGGACGAGACCGCCGCGCCGCATGTCGTTGAGGATGCCCTCGAGGAACTTGTGCGGGATCTCCTGTGCGTCGGCGATGGCCTCGGCCTTCAGTGGCCCGTCGTCCTGGCACGCGGCGAGTTGCAGCGCGGCACGTACCGCGTAGTCCGCCCTGGCTGAGATCCGCATGGCCGCAATTATGACGCCCCGTGCGGTCCCGGCGGCTACCGGGCGGCCGACGCCCGCGTCCCGGCCCCGGTGTCCCCTTCGGCCATGATTCGGCACGCCTTCAATAAATCTGCACATCGAATGCGCAGCCCAGTCACGCCATTCGGCGAATACTCCACGCGAAGCGCTTGTGTATTGACCACAGAACTTTCGCTTTGGTGCGAGAGTGTCCGCTTTGGTGGAGGGAGTCCTTCCGCGTACGGGATTTCCGTCTGTGAAGCTTGTGAAGGAGCTGCTCCTGCGCGGTGAACATGCCTGCACGCAGCGGTGATTCGATGCCGCGAGCACCGTCGGACGTCACGTCGTCGATTGGATGTACGAGCTGCGAACGTGCTTTGATCCTGGCCACCGCGGAATTCGCACAGCAGGTTCCGCAGTGTTGGAAACACCTTTGCGACATTCATGAGAAGGGCAGCTCACACCATGAACTACACCCCCCAGGTCGAGACCCTCGAGATTTCCGACGCCGACCTCGACAACGTCTCCGGTGGCCTCGTCGCCGGTGTCGCGGGCAACGTCACCAGCACCGTTGACTCCATCGCCCCCGTCTCGGGCGTCGTCGGCGGCGTCGTCGGCACCGTCGAGGGCGTGACCGGTCTCAACACCGGCGCCGTCACGGGCCTGGCCTCCGGCCTGACCGCTGGTCTCTGAGCTGAAGCTCACTGAGACGCCATGATTCGTGAGCCCCGGAACCATCGGTTCCGGGGCTCACGGACGCCCCAGGCAAAGTAAGGGAAACGTTCCGTGCAGTTCCGCCAACAGGCCCTGTCCAAGCTGCAGTCGCCCGAGGAACTCGACCTGCCGGTGCGTTACGCCCGACCCCAGGGCCTGCTCGTGCTCGCCGTCACCGTCGTCGTCATGGCCGCCGCGAGCGTCTGGGCCGTGACCGGCTCGGTCTCCTCCACGCTCCGCGCACCCGGCATCCTCACCCACGGCCAGGGCAGTTACGTCCTGCAGAGCCCCGTCACCGGGCAGGTGACGCGTGTCCTCGCCGAAGAGGGAAAGCGGGTCGCCGCCGGCGCCCCCGTGCTCAAGGTCCGTACGGACCAGGGCGACAAGGTCGTGCGCTCCATCGCCGCCGGCCGCGTCAGCACACTGGTCGCCCGGATCGGCACCGTCGTCACCACCGGCGCGGACGTCGCGACCGTCGAGCGCGTGTCGGGCAGCGACGACCCCCTCCTCGCGATGCTCTACGTCCCGGCCGACAGCGCGGCCACCGTCCCCGTCGGCGCCTCGGTGGACCTCACGGTCCAGTCCGTGCCCACGCAGGAGTACGGCATGCTGCGCGGCCGTGTGAAGGCGATCGGCCGCACCGCGCAGAGCGAACAGAAGATCAGCGGCTTCCTCGGCGACAAGGAACTGGCCGGGCAGTTCACCAAGGACGGGCCACCGGTCGGCGTCCTCGTCTCGCTCGAACGCTCGTCGGCCACCAAGTCCGGCTACGCCTGGTCGAACGCGGGCGGCCCGCCCTTCGCGCTCGACTCCATGACCCTGGCCACCGGCGCCTTCCACCTCGCCGAGCAGCGCCCGATCGATTGGCTGCTTCCGTGACCGCACCGCACCCCTCCCCGGCACACCAGCAGCCACTGCCGCCCCCGGGCGGCCGCCGCCGACACCGCCCCGAGCCCCAGCGGGGCCGCCGCCGCGCCGCAGCCCCCCGCCCCGCGTCGAAGGGCAAGCGGCAGAAGACCGTCCGTACGCCCACCGTCCTGCAGATGGAAGCCGTGGAGTGCGGCGCCGCCGCGCTCGCCATGGTCCTCGCGCACTACGGACGGCATGTCCCGCTGGAGGAGCTGCGCATCGCGTGCGGCGTGTCCCGCGACGGCTCGCGGGCCAGCAACCTCCTGAAAGCGGCGCGCAGTTACGGCCTGACGGCCAAGGGCATGCAGATGGAACCGGCCGCGCTCGCCGAGGTCAAGGCGCCCGCGATCCTCTTCTGGGAGTTCAACCACTACGTCGTGTACGACGGCATGGGCCGCCGCTTCGGCCGCCGCGGCGTGTACATCAACGACCCGGACAAGGGCCGCCGGTTCGTCCCCTCCGAGGACTTCGACACCAGCTTCACCGGCGTCGTCCTGGTCCTCGAACCGGGCGAGAACTTCCGCCCCGGAGGCCGCAAGCCCGGCGTCATGCGGGCGATGCCGGCGCGCCTGCGCGGCACTACGGGCACCATGCTCGCCGCGCTCTTCGCCAGCCTGCTGCTCGTCGCGGTCGGCGCCGCGCTGCCCGCGCTCAGCCGCACGTACATCGACCTGTTCCTGATCGGTGACCAGACGTCCCTGCTCGGCGCGCTGTTCGCCTCGATGGGCGCGATGGTGGCGCTCACCGTCGTCCTCACCTGGCTGCAACAGGCGAACCTGCTGCGCGGCCGCATCATCTCCTCGACCCTGAGCAGCGCCCGCTTCCTGCGCCATCTGCTGCGCCTGCCCGTCACCTTCTACGCCCAGCGCAGCCCCGCCGACCTCGTCCAGCGCCTCGCGTCCAACGACGCGGTCGCCGAAACGCTGGCCCGCGACCTCACGGCCGCCGGCGTCGACGGCATCGTCGTACTCCTCTACGCGGCCTTGCTGTGGACGTACGACCCCCAGCTCACCCTCGTCGGCGTCGGCATCGCCCTCCTGAACATCGTCGCGATGCGGATCGTCATCCGGCTGCGGGCCACCGGCACCCAGAAGCTGCGCGCCGACAGCGCCAAGCTCACCAACACCTCGTACACCGGCCTGCAGTTGATCGAGACGATGAAGGCCACCGGAGGCGAGAACGGCTTCTTCCGGCGTTGGGCGGGCCAGCACGCCACCACCCTGGAGGAGCAGCAGCGCCTCGGTGTGCCGAGCGCCTGGCTCGGCATCGTCGCGCCGACCCTCGCGACACTCAACAGCGCGCTGATCCTGTGGATCGGCGGCCTGCGCGCGGTCGAGGGGCATCTGTCGATCGGCCTGCTCGTGGCGTTCCAGGCACTCGTCACCCGCTTCACCGCGCCGATCACCCGCCTCAACGGTGTCGCGGGCCGCATCCAGGACTTCGGCGCCGACGTCGCCCGCCTCAAGGACGTCGAGAACTTCCCCGTCGACACCCTCTACTCCCGCCCGGAACCGGCCGCGAGCACCCGCCGCCTCAAGGGCCACGTCACCCTCGACGACATCACCTTCGGCTACAGCCCTCTCGACAAGCCCCTCCTGACAGGCTTCTCGCTGTCGGTCGGCCCCGGCCAACAGGTGGCTCTGGTCGGCGGCTCCGGCAGCGGCAAGTCGACCGTCTCCCGGCTGATCTCGGGGCTCTACAGCCCTTGGGAGGGCACCATCCGCATCGACGGACAGCGTCTTGAGGACATCCCGCGCGGCGCGCTCGCCGCCTCCGTCTCCTTCGTCGACCAGGACGTCTTCCTCTTCGAGGGCACCATCCGCGACAACGTCGCGCTGTGGGACCCCTCCATCCCGGACGCCGCCGTCGTCGCCGCCCTCAAGGACGCCTGCCTGTACGAGATCGTCGCCCGCAGGCCCGGCGGCATCCACGGCCGCGTCGAACAGGACGGCCGCAACTTCTCCGGCGGCCAGCGCCAGCGCCTGGAGATCGCGCGGGCCCTGGTCCGCCGCCCCAGCATCCTCGTCCTCGACGAGGTGACCAGCGCCCTGGACGCGGAGACCGAGCAGGTCATCATCGACAACCTCCGCCGCCGCGGCTGCGCCTGCGTCGTCATCGCCCACCGCCTGAGCACCGTGCGCGACAGCGACGAGATCGTCGTCCTCGACCACGGCTCGGTCGTCGAACGCGGGCGCCACGAACACCTCGTCGCCGCGGGCGGACCCTACGCCGACCTGGTCAAGGAGCACTGAGGTGACCTCGGTTCCAGAGCAGTACTCCTCCTATACGGGTGACTCGGTCGCCGCCGCCTTCGGCGCGCTCGGCACCCCGGCCGACTGCACGGGTCTGCGCAGCGTGCACCTCGAAGGCCCGCAGGTCCTCTGGCTCGTCGTGGCCGGGGCCCTCGACCTCTTCGCGGTCGACGCCGTGCAGCAGGGCCACTGGCACTTCCTCGGCCGCCTGGAACCGGGCACCCTGCTCCTCGGCCCCGTCGAAGGCCCCCAGCACACCCTCGTCGGACGCCCGCTCCAGGGCTGCGAGCTGCGCCGCATACCGCTGCGTGAGCTGTACCGCCCCGACTACGGCGACACCTGGGCCTACGAACAGCAGTACCCCAGTCAGTACGACACGCAGGACCAGGCCCTGAGCCTCCTGGAGCACGCCTTCGCGCTCGGCATCGGACGCAGCCACCGGGTCCTGTTCGAGGCGCCGCTCGACGGCCGCACCATGGCCGACGACGTGGTGACGGACGACGACATCCTCTGGATGCCGGTGGCGCCGGGCAGCGTGCAGTACGGCTCCGCCTACAGCTCGGAGGCCACCGGCGATCTGCTCGTCGACGCCGCCATGTGGCAGCGCATGGTCAACCAGCAGTACCGGCTGCTCTCCACGCTCGACCGCTGGATCGAACGCCTGGAGCGGGCCCACGAGGACCGCACCGCCGCCGGCATCAAGGCGGGCGAGACGGTCCGCGAGCAGGCCGACAGGACCCTCATCGCCTCCATCGGCCGCTCCGGCAGGGGCGGCGCGCGCCGCACCGAGTCGCGCGGCGGTGACGACGCGACGTACGCGGCCTGCCGTCTGGTCGCCGACGCGGCGGGCATCACACTGTCCGGCCTTGCGGACGGCGGCGCCGTCAGCGACCGGATCGACCCGGTGGAACAGATCGCGGTGGCCTCGCGCGTCCGCACCCGCGCCGTGCGGCTCGACGGGCGCTGGTGGCGCGAGAACACCGGCCCCCTCGTGGGACACCGCGCGGCGAGCGGGGCGCCGGTCGCGCTGCTGTGGCGGCGCGGCGGCTACGAGTCCGTGCACCCCACCTCCGGGCGGCGCACGCGCGTCGACAAGACCAACGCGGAGGAGTTCGAACCACAGGCGGTCATGTTCTACCGCCCGCTGCCGGAGCGGTCGTTGACGCCGTGGCGGCTGTTCCGCTTCAGCCTGCGGGGCACCGGCGGTGACGTACGCAATCTGGCGATCGCCGGTCTGGTGACGGTCGCGATCGGGGCGCTGGTGCCGATCGCGACGGGGCAGGTGCTCGGCGTGTTCGTCCCGAACGGCGAGAAGAGCCTCATCGTCCAGGTGTCCCTGGCGGTGATGATCACGAGCATCGTCTCCGCGGCCTTCATGCTCCTCCAGAACCTCACCATCCTCCGGATGGAGGGCCGTATGGAGAGCACCCTCCAACCAGCGGTCTGGGACCGCCTGTTGAACCTCCCCACCCGCTTCTTCGCCTCGCGCTCGACGGGTGAGCTG
This region includes:
- a CDS encoding lactate 2-monooxygenase; amino-acid sequence: MTTPNWADFQYEIYLNGMTGAVPRLPTDLTRLEELTEQRLGPGPVGYVAGSAGNGSTARANREALERRRIVPRMLRDVHDRDLSVEVLGQRLPAPLALAPIGVLSIMHPEGESAAARAAAARGVPYILSSASSTPMEQVAEEMGDAQRWFQLYWAKDRDVTRSFLDRAKASGFTALVVTLDTPLLAWRPRDLDQAYLPFLHGVGTANYFSDPAFRAGLAKPVHEDPNAAVMHFVGMFADPAKTWPDLAFLRENWEGPIVLKGVLHPDDARRAADAGMDGVVVSNHGGRQVAGSVAAADALPRVVAAAGDRLSVLFDSGIRTGDDIFKALALGAEAVLVGRPYAYGLGLDGQAGVDHVIRCLLAELDLTLALSGHAGPASLTPDDLIEETA
- a CDS encoding endonuclease → MPVPHIRRWKPLAMTAAAVLVGITVPAAADAATTDPTPPAAAAGAYDDTYYKDAVGKTGPELKSALHTIISDQTKLSYDQVWDALKATDQDPADSGNVILLYTGRSQSKDSNGGDPDQWNREHVWAKSHGDFGTATGPGTDIHHLRPTDVSVNSTRGNKDFDNGGSEVGEAPGNYTDSDSFEPRDAVKGDVARMILYMAVRYDGEDGFADLEPNDKVDNGSAPAIGRLSVLKQWSDEDPPDTFEKNRNQAIYDQFQHNRNPFVDHPEWVGAIW
- a CDS encoding NAD(P)-dependent oxidoreductase — encoded protein: MTAVKNVLAIVSPHVGGRAAGGALAGLLPGTAHVTVVESADENPAALRDAHVIVTGLAPITAEHMAAAPELEVVQCASHGFDYVDVAAARARGILVCSIGSSGAEKQNVAEQTFALMLALAKQLIPAHTALTEADWALPRLQQSITELSGKTLGIVGLGHIGEEVARRAVVFDMSVVYAGPRPVTAEKEAALGGARHVELDELLRTSDYVTLHAPLTEDTRHLLDAGRLALLKPTAFVINTSRGALIDQDALADALTAGTLAGAGIDVFDPEPPTAALRLLKAPNVVLSPHVAGVTRETLVRIGLAAIQNVVGHLEGKPLGDVVS
- a CDS encoding thioesterase family protein, which codes for MNTGSYYEPIDEHRYKPTAHAGGAWDTDEQHFSPLGGLIVHAIDRQLAARPDNGLVLSRISFDILGRLALDECEIRVETLRPGRTIELVEAVVLMADRPVVRARAWLLASGDTSAVAGGGADKLTPPEELATWPMASVWPGGYIASLDVRPVSPPQPGRTTAWISTALDLVAGQTASPLASYIALVDTANGIAVRQPPTAWMFPNVDLTVHLHRRPEGGWTGLDTTVTFGPTGQGVTSTVLHDVRGPVGHAQQILTVRPL
- a CDS encoding M13-type metalloendopeptidase gives rise to the protein MSMLDDARAGMNPEIRPQDDLFGHVNGHWLENEPIPEDRSSWGPFVQLVDTAEEQVKVIIQDLASASTTGAAPDDARKIATLYASFMDEETIDARGLAPAQPLIDEVAGLRDTRELAAFLGRFERTGGSGLFGSYIDTDDRDSDRYLFNLLQGGLGLPDESYYREEKFAEIREKYVAHLTELLTLGQHASPAEAAQSVLALETRLAAGHWERAETRDVQKTYNLLTLHELITLAPHFDWRAFVEGLGGSDATIAETCVRQPSYFRHLSAVLDEVPIEQWRDWTLVRVLRSCAPYLTDAFVRNNFEFYGRTLNGTPELRARWKRAVAFVEGSIGEAVGKEYVARHFPPSSKALMDDLVANLLEAYRQSIARLDWMTDETKERAYEKLATFRPKIGYPDTFRDYSALEVSADDLLGNAHAAAAFESDRQLAKIGAPVDRDEWFMLPQTVNAYYNPGTNEICFPAGILQKPFFSPDADSAENYGGIGSVIGHEIGHGFDDQGAQYDGAGNLNDWWTAADKTAFEAKSKALVKQYAAFSPRNLPGEFVNGSLTVGENIGDLGGLTIGHTAYKIALDGDPMPTSDGLTGSQRLFMNWAYCWRTKRRKEQEQQYLTIDPHSPPEFRANIVRNLDEFHEAFGTKAGDGLWLDRAERVRIW
- a CDS encoding acyl-CoA dehydrogenase — protein: MTTLIPAASPRVVRELADDLAVDADLRDRAGKPPLDEVARLREAGLPALLTPPRQESQDGTPGQDGRHERGSDWRTACTAVREIAAADSSIAELLAHHHALSWSPRLFGAPEEAAALELRAVHEQWLWGGDIELPDARTSAGLALTPAADGYVLHGRRPLTAGAAVADRLVHTARRTDSGEWVVVHVDPAHPGVSAEPAHDLLGQRLNGAGAVTYDDVPVATHQVLGTVSVDEHEISPFAALAPLARRLLLVQVGLGNAQGALAEARDISRALPRPASTGALDTRGDCGPPPMDPYLLLAYGELATAAHSATAVVERATEALAQGLETGPALGADERADIAFLVGAAEAVTTRSALHITTRVLELTADAPSPSADPGLDRFWRNARALTAHSSTAHRLRDIGEHYLNGFR